From Streptomyces sp. HUAS MG91, the proteins below share one genomic window:
- a CDS encoding extracellular solute-binding protein, giving the protein MSRTTHRSSRLRAAAAPALATVLAVSALAGCGGSGSGSDSKSVTMWTYPVIFDEAKNKAYWDGLVSAFEKKHEGVTVKVETFPWANRDTQLATAIASGKGPDVVYLIPDQLPKYAKNIVPADDYMPADAKKDYTDFALESVTVDGKALGTPVLTSANPLICDKRVFKAIGETSYPTTWADLESLAPKLKKKGFYATSYSGDTQQTLNMTFYPLLWQAGGDVFAQDGKTTTFNSAAGVKALTYLKKLVDGGYTDKDLVTTTPKLEQTPVAKGKVACTWQNTPADVEPFWGKENIVVQPPLKDVKPVGYGTVGALSMLKGANTKLAGDWISFVAEPKNAAGLEKGAGYFPARESAGDLYPGDALQKAVGDTLPTMTAGPLQDKAREVMGVLAPEIQAALLGKKSPKDALDTAAKAADALASRG; this is encoded by the coding sequence ATGTCCCGTACCACGCACCGGAGTTCCAGACTGCGCGCGGCCGCCGCGCCCGCCCTCGCCACCGTCCTCGCCGTGAGCGCCCTCGCCGGGTGCGGCGGCTCGGGCAGCGGTTCCGACAGCAAGTCCGTCACCATGTGGACCTACCCCGTGATCTTCGACGAGGCGAAGAACAAGGCGTACTGGGACGGTCTGGTCTCCGCGTTCGAGAAGAAGCACGAGGGCGTCACCGTCAAGGTGGAGACCTTCCCCTGGGCCAACCGCGACACCCAGCTGGCCACGGCCATCGCCTCCGGCAAGGGGCCCGACGTCGTGTACCTGATCCCGGACCAGCTGCCCAAGTACGCCAAGAACATCGTGCCCGCCGACGACTACATGCCGGCCGACGCGAAGAAGGACTACACCGACTTCGCCCTGGAGTCGGTCACCGTCGACGGCAAGGCCCTCGGCACCCCCGTGCTCACCAGCGCCAACCCGCTGATCTGCGACAAGCGGGTCTTCAAGGCGATCGGCGAGACGTCGTACCCGACGACGTGGGCCGATCTGGAGTCCCTCGCGCCGAAGTTGAAGAAGAAGGGCTTCTACGCGACCAGCTACAGCGGTGACACGCAGCAGACCCTCAACATGACGTTCTACCCGCTGCTGTGGCAGGCGGGCGGCGACGTGTTCGCGCAGGACGGGAAGACGACGACGTTCAACAGCGCGGCGGGCGTGAAGGCCCTGACGTACCTGAAGAAGCTCGTCGACGGCGGCTACACCGACAAGGACCTGGTGACGACGACGCCGAAGCTGGAGCAGACGCCGGTCGCCAAGGGCAAGGTCGCCTGTACGTGGCAGAACACCCCGGCGGACGTCGAGCCGTTCTGGGGCAAGGAAAACATCGTCGTCCAGCCGCCGCTGAAGGACGTGAAGCCGGTCGGGTACGGGACGGTCGGCGCGCTGTCGATGCTCAAGGGCGCCAACACGAAGCTGGCCGGTGACTGGATCAGCTTCGTCGCCGAGCCGAAGAACGCGGCCGGTCTGGAGAAGGGCGCGGGCTACTTCCCGGCGCGCGAGTCGGCCGGTGACCTCTACCCGGGCGACGCGCTCCAGAAGGCCGTCGGCGACACCCTGCCGACCATGACGGCCGGCCCCCTCCAGGACAAGGCCCGTGAGGTCATGGGCGTCCTCGCGCCGGAGATCCAGGCGGCGCTGCTCGGCAAGAAGTCCCCGAAGGACGCGCTGGACACGGCGGCCAAGGCGGCCGACGCGCTGGCGTCCCGCGGCTGA